From Elusimicrobiota bacterium, the proteins below share one genomic window:
- a CDS encoding hydrogenase 3 maturation endopeptidase HyCI, which yields MANCPYYSATNPEVSAALAPKVRTLVVTLGSALRADDGVGPFIAGLVKFTKPAFRLIDAGTTPENIAHDAINFKPDKIIIIDAARFGGSAGELAVIPLEKISQHTVISTHSFPLGVIFSIIKQDTGAELAVIGVQPKSLDYAEGLCPEVRDSALKLANYFNTIGKAIT from the coding sequence ATGGCAAATTGTCCATATTATTCTGCCACGAACCCTGAGGTGTCCGCGGCGCTCGCCCCCAAGGTGCGAACGCTGGTGGTAACGCTTGGAAGCGCTTTAAGGGCCGACGACGGTGTCGGCCCTTTTATAGCCGGTCTCGTAAAGTTCACAAAACCCGCTTTTCGCCTTATAGATGCCGGCACCACTCCCGAAAACATCGCTCACGACGCGATAAATTTCAAGCCGGACAAAATAATAATCATAGATGCCGCCCGCTTCGGCGGTTCCGCGGGCGAACTTGCCGTTATCCCGCTTGAAAAAATAAGCCAGCATACCGTTATTTCCACACACAGCTTTCCGCTGGGAGTCATCTTTTCAATTATAAAGCAGGACACGGGAGCTGAACTTGCCGTTATAGGCGTGCAGCCAAAATCGCTTGATTATGCCGAGGGACTTTGCCCCGAGGTTAGAGATTCCGCTTTAAAGCTTGCCAATTATTTTAATACTATAGGTAAAGCTATAACTTAA
- a CDS encoding amino acid permease, which translates to MSNLFKVKSVDEIMAESHEHGHKLVRVLGAFDVTMIGIGAIIGAGIFAMVGEAAVGASSGYPAGPALIISFILTAIACGFTALCYAELSAMVPISGSAYTYAYATMGELVAWIIGWDLIIEYAIGNVAVAISWAGYFNDFLNSAFGINMPLWLRIDYRTFFAKSAALSAAVKSGNPALAETLKMFDPSLIPHVFGIPIIFNLPAALIVFALTALLVIGIKKSTRFNDFLVIIKLAVLALFVGVGFYYFNIHNWTPFAPGGWKGIQVGAATIFFAYIGFDAVSTVAEETRDPKRDMPIGIIGSLIICTLVYILVTVALTGMMPFMELKNKIAEPLIAGLDYNHAARWIIVIVSLGSVVAHTAVLLVFQMGQPRIFFSMSRDGLLPPYFATIHKKFKTPYITTIWTGVIVGVLSAFCNIDEMANLCNIGTLFAFVLVCAGVIILRIKDPHRVRPFRAPGGLVTPILGIGFCLFLMLGLDKITWLRFFVWLIIGLIIYFMYGYKNSRLRRGDLAIKGTVTGNQ; encoded by the coding sequence ATGTCCAATCTTTTTAAAGTCAAATCCGTAGACGAGATAATGGCCGAATCGCACGAGCACGGCCATAAACTTGTCAGAGTCCTGGGCGCTTTCGATGTGACGATGATAGGCATAGGCGCCATTATAGGCGCCGGCATTTTCGCCATGGTGGGCGAAGCGGCGGTCGGCGCATCCAGCGGCTATCCGGCGGGTCCCGCGCTCATAATTTCTTTCATCCTCACGGCTATCGCCTGCGGTTTTACCGCGCTTTGCTACGCGGAACTGTCAGCCATGGTGCCGATATCGGGCAGCGCCTACACTTACGCCTACGCCACTATGGGCGAGCTTGTGGCCTGGATAATAGGCTGGGACCTTATTATAGAGTACGCCATAGGCAATGTAGCGGTCGCCATAAGCTGGGCCGGCTATTTCAATGATTTTTTAAACAGCGCGTTCGGCATCAATATGCCGCTTTGGCTGAGGATAGATTACAGGACTTTTTTCGCAAAATCGGCCGCGCTGTCCGCGGCGGTGAAAAGCGGGAACCCCGCCCTGGCCGAGACCCTTAAAATGTTCGATCCCTCTTTGATACCCCATGTGTTCGGCATACCCATAATTTTTAACCTGCCGGCGGCGCTTATAGTGTTTGCCCTTACGGCGCTGCTTGTGATAGGCATAAAGAAAAGCACCAGGTTCAATGACTTCCTGGTGATTATCAAACTTGCCGTGCTGGCCCTTTTTGTGGGAGTGGGCTTTTATTATTTCAATATACATAACTGGACGCCATTCGCGCCGGGCGGCTGGAAAGGCATTCAGGTGGGAGCCGCCACCATTTTCTTCGCCTATATCGGTTTTGACGCGGTTTCCACCGTGGCCGAAGAGACCCGCGATCCAAAGCGGGATATGCCTATAGGCATCATCGGTTCGCTTATCATCTGTACCCTCGTATACATACTGGTAACCGTGGCGCTTACCGGCATGATGCCGTTCATGGAATTAAAAAACAAGATAGCCGAGCCGCTGATAGCGGGGCTTGATTACAACCACGCCGCCAGATGGATAATTGTAATAGTATCCCTGGGCTCCGTGGTGGCGCATACGGCCGTTCTTCTTGTTTTCCAGATGGGGCAGCCGCGGATATTTTTTTCCATGAGCCGCGATGGGCTGCTGCCGCCCTATTTCGCCACTATCCATAAAAAATTCAAGACGCCTTATATTACCACCATCTGGACCGGTGTTATTGTGGGGGTTCTTTCGGCATTCTGCAATATAGACGAGATGGCCAATCTCTGCAATATAGGCACCCTTTTCGCTTTCGTGCTTGTCTGCGCGGGGGTCATTATTTTGAGGATAAAAGACCCGCACCGCGTCCGGCCTTTCAGAGCCCCCGGAGGCCTTGTCACGCCTATTCTCGGAATAGGATTCTGCCTGTTCCTGATGCTGGGGCTTGATAAGATCACCTGGCTGAGGTTCTTTGTGTGGCTTATTATCGGGCTTATTATCTATTTCATGTACGGCTATAAAAATTCCCGCCTGCGCCGGGGAGATCTGGCAATCAAAGGGACAGTAACCGGTAACCAGTAG
- a CDS encoding YbaB/EbfC family nucleoid-associated protein, whose product MFDKIKDLMEMKKKMDEIKKELDGMTLESEDNLVKVTITASQEIKAVSIKPELAGTDKAKLEASLVETVNRAVRQSQKTAAQKMSALTGLGLPGLG is encoded by the coding sequence ATGTTCGATAAAATAAAAGATCTGATGGAAATGAAGAAAAAGATGGACGAGATCAAGAAGGAACTTGACGGCATGACGCTTGAGAGCGAGGATAATCTGGTGAAAGTCACTATTACCGCCTCACAGGAAATAAAAGCGGTGTCCATAAAGCCGGAACTCGCCGGAACCGACAAAGCAAAACTGGAGGCCTCGCTGGTGGAAACGGTCAACAGGGCGGTGCGCCAGTCGCAGAAAACCGCAGCGCAGAAAATGAGCGCACTAACCGGCCTCGGCCTGCCTGGCCTTGGCTGA
- the hypA gene encoding hydrogenase nickel incorporation protein HypA, with translation MHEWALAESVVKTAAEHSKNEKLKKLSEVGVVFGELQAIDQEIFSFALKELVKNNDKISACKFKVINEPAAFKCKVCGKEFSLKSLKKTDVEAEYIHFIPEMAHTFLKCPKCASPDFEITAGRGVYIKYLKGLQ, from the coding sequence ATGCACGAATGGGCTTTAGCTGAATCGGTCGTTAAAACCGCCGCTGAACACTCCAAAAATGAAAAGTTGAAAAAACTTTCCGAGGTCGGCGTCGTTTTCGGGGAACTGCAGGCCATTGACCAGGAAATATTTTCCTTCGCTTTAAAAGAACTTGTTAAGAATAATGACAAAATTTCAGCCTGTAAATTCAAGGTTATAAACGAGCCGGCGGCCTTTAAATGCAAAGTTTGCGGCAAAGAGTTCTCGCTTAAATCCCTGAAAAAAACCGATGTGGAAGCGGAATACATACATTTTATCCCGGAAATGGCCCACACCTTCCTTAAATGTCCTAAATGTGCCAGCCCCGATTTTGAAATTACCGCGGGGCGGGGCGTTTATATTAAGTACCTTAAGGGCTTGCAGTGA
- a CDS encoding P-loop NTPase: MILDPRPSVIDERLKKVKRVIAVTGWKGGIGKSVTAAVLALILGKKGHRTGLLDLDFAGASAHVVLGTDGIFPKEEKGLEPPLIAGVRFMSVSFFSKRKAVPLRGANISDAIIELLAITQWGELDFLIIDMPPGINDAALDIIRLIPRTEVLAVTTPSVMAHSVLARSLELYERLKVPTLGVIENMRQGSGKPAGPAGSIRLDPKLEAALGSPEKLLKTAFASDLEKISRAIL, from the coding sequence ATGATCCTTGACCCTCGGCCTTCCGTTATAGACGAGCGCCTGAAAAAAGTCAAGCGTGTTATAGCCGTTACAGGGTGGAAAGGCGGTATAGGCAAAAGCGTAACCGCGGCCGTTCTGGCTCTGATACTCGGCAAAAAAGGGCATAGGACCGGTCTGTTGGACCTTGACTTCGCCGGGGCTTCGGCACATGTCGTTCTGGGCACGGACGGCATTTTTCCAAAAGAGGAAAAAGGGCTTGAGCCGCCGCTTATAGCGGGAGTCAGGTTCATGTCGGTTTCGTTCTTCTCTAAAAGGAAAGCCGTGCCGCTGCGCGGAGCCAATATTTCGGACGCCATCATAGAGTTGCTTGCCATCACCCAGTGGGGGGAACTGGATTTCCTGATAATAGATATGCCGCCGGGCATAAACGACGCGGCGCTGGATATCATACGGCTTATCCCCAGAACCGAGGTGCTGGCTGTCACCACCCCGTCGGTAATGGCGCACTCGGTGCTTGCGCGTTCGCTGGAATTATATGAACGGCTTAAAGTTCCGACGCTCGGCGTGATCGAAAATATGCGCCAGGGTTCCGGAAAACCCGCTGGTCCCGCCGGGAGCATACGGCTGGATCCGAAATTGGAAGCGGCTCTCGGCTCTCCGGAAAAACTACTGAAAACAGCTTTCGCCTCCGACCTCGAAAAGATCTCCCGCGCTATCCTTTAG
- a CDS encoding YceH family protein yields the protein MLIDLDAVEARVLGSLVEKSLTTREQYPLTFNALLNACNQKTSREPVMALDTDTLGKAVKTLIEKGLVERLQAPGDRVPKFRHDIYKLLNATDSKLIGAITVLLLRGPQTPGEIKGRTDRLCEFESTAEVEGLLRELCARTEDPLVARLPRQPGQKETRYRHLFSGGVPAATAVQAEPPAGASAPADRLSQLEKRVEVLEALVKTHEERLANPNPAVG from the coding sequence ATGCTGATAGATTTAGACGCCGTAGAAGCTCGTGTGCTGGGTTCGCTGGTAGAGAAATCGCTTACCACCCGGGAACAGTACCCGCTCACTTTCAATGCTTTGCTCAATGCCTGCAATCAGAAGACCAGCCGGGAGCCAGTTATGGCTCTGGATACGGACACGCTGGGCAAAGCCGTAAAGACGCTTATAGAAAAAGGCCTGGTGGAGCGCCTGCAGGCCCCGGGCGACCGCGTTCCAAAATTCCGGCATGACATTTATAAGCTGCTGAACGCGACAGACTCAAAACTGATCGGCGCTATAACTGTGCTGCTGTTGCGCGGCCCGCAGACGCCCGGCGAAATAAAAGGGCGCACGGACCGGCTTTGTGAGTTCGAAAGCACCGCGGAAGTTGAAGGGCTTTTGCGGGAGCTGTGCGCGAGGACCGAGGACCCCTTAGTGGCCCGCCTTCCCCGCCAGCCGGGACAAAAAGAAACACGCTACCGGCACCTTTTCTCAGGCGGAGTTCCCGCCGCCACCGCCGTGCAGGCCGAACCGCCCGCCGGGGCTTCCGCTCCGGCGGACCGCCTGTCCCAATTGGAAAAACGGGTGGAAGTATTGGAAGCCCTGGTGAAAACCCACGAAGAGCGCCTCGCTAACCCGAATCCTGCAGTCGGATAG
- a CDS encoding ATP-binding protein, which translates to MTEQKPEEPGKKPDGPMDRSGNPSIKNTTVRSSSGSHFLVTNTNILLLMLAAALGLWFFISGRSKMAATEEISRSLITINTDKAAQIAHWREDHIREAARLRVNPLLSGAVSEEIAKPGSKRAQLNAWLEGQLIAHRYASLAFLSPQGDVIMATPGYAAGTEKHFTRGIANVSVTARVLLTDLSLAANGRPGMAMVIPVSAWGRTGGKPLCVLLINIDPETEFYPMLKASPLFFTTAETMLVRKEGKDVLFLNELDYRKSAALKLKLPLSDKNLPAAKAIQENYSGFFEGTDYRGVKVFSAITHIENSNWAVITKIDQDTILAPVKDKEYMQLALILLAAGLLYGLFYYILRLREQAAQKILIENEEFLSQIIENIPDMIFVKDAETLRFARFNKAGEELLGYTREALIGKNDYDFFPKEQADFFIQKDREVLKSGQLHEIPEEPIDTKRGLLTLHTKKIPILGKNREPRFLLGISRDITERKRIETELKETTAKLITLMENMQAGLLAETPEHRIMFANRKFCEMFSISVPPTTLIGSDRYASAEQSKALMQDPEAFMAGLREKTESRKLTLGAELFLKDNRVLSQDYVPIYTEDGRFVGHMWKYIDITPQKKLEQMRTEVTHHINHELRQPITNQMLALSYLQDEIGKTLNAEQSRILNNSLDCARNLNRMVEDLLEVTRSETGKLSIQPEKTDLAALSADMVTALTPSAKNKGLRFELETPAGLPPVNTDPVRVRQVIGNLIDNAFKFTPPGGRVKLAMRNAPDTPDMVEVSVSDTGQGVEKADFEKIFDRLYQTANIARKGTRGLGLGLHICKTLVEGQGGRIWVESEKGKGSIFRFTLPRHKQTDI; encoded by the coding sequence ATGACTGAACAAAAACCGGAAGAACCGGGGAAAAAGCCGGATGGGCCGATGGACAGAAGCGGGAATCCTTCCATTAAAAACACAACCGTACGGTCCTCTTCCGGGAGTCATTTTTTAGTCACAAACACAAACATTTTGCTGCTTATGCTGGCGGCGGCGCTGGGTCTTTGGTTTTTTATCTCCGGACGGAGCAAAATGGCGGCGACTGAAGAAATAAGCAGAAGTCTTATAACCATAAACACTGACAAAGCCGCGCAGATAGCCCACTGGCGCGAAGATCATATCCGGGAAGCCGCACGGCTCAGAGTCAATCCTCTCTTAAGCGGGGCAGTTTCAGAAGAAATAGCAAAACCCGGCTCAAAACGCGCTCAGCTGAACGCCTGGCTTGAAGGACAGTTGATAGCCCACCGTTACGCCTCGCTGGCCTTCCTGTCCCCGCAGGGGGACGTCATTATGGCAACTCCCGGTTACGCCGCCGGAACTGAAAAACACTTTACAAGGGGCATCGCGAATGTTTCAGTAACAGCGAGAGTGCTGCTTACCGACCTTTCCCTGGCCGCGAACGGCCGGCCGGGCATGGCAATGGTTATCCCCGTTTCCGCCTGGGGAAGGACCGGCGGAAAACCCTTGTGCGTGCTGCTTATAAATATAGACCCGGAAACTGAGTTTTATCCCATGCTGAAAGCGTCGCCCTTGTTTTTCACGACCGCTGAAACGATGCTGGTCCGAAAGGAAGGAAAAGATGTTCTTTTCTTAAACGAGCTCGACTACCGCAAAAGCGCGGCCCTTAAATTAAAGCTTCCGCTTTCAGATAAGAACCTGCCGGCCGCAAAAGCCATTCAAGAAAACTACTCGGGCTTTTTTGAGGGCACAGATTACAGGGGCGTGAAAGTTTTCAGCGCCATAACCCATATTGAAAACTCAAACTGGGCGGTTATAACCAAGATCGACCAGGATACAATACTTGCCCCTGTAAAAGACAAGGAATATATGCAGCTGGCGCTGATACTGCTGGCGGCGGGCCTGCTTTACGGATTGTTTTACTATATTCTCCGCCTCCGGGAGCAGGCCGCGCAAAAAATACTAATTGAGAACGAGGAATTCCTCTCACAGATCATCGAAAACATCCCGGATATGATTTTTGTCAAAGATGCCGAGACGTTGAGGTTTGCCCGATTCAATAAGGCCGGAGAAGAACTCCTGGGATATACACGGGAAGCCCTTATCGGCAAGAACGATTACGATTTCTTCCCCAAGGAGCAGGCGGACTTCTTCATCCAAAAAGATAGAGAAGTACTAAAGAGCGGACAATTGCACGAAATACCCGAAGAGCCGATAGATACAAAGCGCGGCCTGCTGACACTTCATACGAAAAAAATACCGATACTCGGTAAAAACCGGGAGCCGAGGTTCCTTCTTGGAATATCGCGGGACATCACCGAGCGGAAACGCATAGAAACGGAACTTAAAGAAACAACAGCCAAGCTGATTACCCTGATGGAAAACATGCAGGCCGGCCTGTTGGCGGAAACCCCCGAACACCGGATCATGTTCGCAAACCGCAAATTCTGCGAGATGTTTTCTATTTCCGTCCCGCCGACGACACTGATAGGCTCCGACCGCTATGCGTCTGCGGAGCAGAGCAAGGCGCTTATGCAGGACCCTGAAGCTTTTATGGCCGGATTGCGGGAAAAGACAGAAAGCCGCAAGCTTACGCTCGGCGCCGAACTTTTTTTAAAGGATAACCGGGTCTTGTCGCAGGATTACGTGCCTATCTACACTGAGGACGGGCGTTTTGTGGGGCATATGTGGAAGTATATCGATATAACCCCGCAGAAAAAACTGGAGCAAATGCGGACCGAGGTTACACATCACATAAATCACGAGCTGCGCCAGCCCATTACCAACCAGATGCTGGCCCTGAGCTACCTGCAGGATGAAATAGGCAAAACACTTAACGCCGAACAGTCCAGAATACTGAACAACTCTTTGGATTGTGCGCGTAACCTGAACCGCATGGTGGAGGACCTTCTGGAAGTTACCCGCTCCGAAACGGGCAAACTTTCCATACAACCGGAAAAGACGGACTTAGCCGCGCTGTCCGCCGACATGGTTACCGCTCTGACGCCTTCCGCGAAGAACAAAGGCCTGCGCTTTGAGCTTGAGACGCCGGCCGGCCTTCCGCCTGTAAACACGGACCCCGTAAGGGTACGGCAGGTTATAGGCAACCTTATAGATAACGCTTTCAAGTTCACGCCTCCGGGCGGCCGGGTGAAACTGGCCATGCGGAACGCGCCGGACACTCCGGATATGGTGGAGGTTTCTGTTTCTGATACGGGCCAGGGGGTAGAAAAAGCGGACTTTGAGAAGATTTTTGACCGGCTTTACCAGACCGCGAATATTGCAAGAAAAGGCACGAGAGGATTGGGCCTGGGCCTGCATATCTGTAAGACGCTTGTAGAAGGGCAGGGCGGGCGCATCTGGGTGGAAAGCGAAAAAGGGAAGGGAAGCATTTTCCGCTTCACCCTCCCCCGTCATAAGCAAACAGATATCTGA